Below is a genomic region from Bacteroidota bacterium.
ACTACTGCACGAACTGCCATACTCACTTTTCTGAGAACGAGAGAGACGAGAACGATCCCTTCCGGTGCTACCTCTGCGTGGCTTCCGAAATGGACACCTACCAAGGGCCGGAATACAAGGAGCGGTTGGAGTTGGTTCAATCCGCGATGGAAACCCTGGACAGACATTTCGGAGGACGGAAATGAACGACCTGATGACTGACTGGCGGTTGTGGCTGGCCGCTCGGGAAACCTACGAACTGGCATTCATGGCAGCTGGGGTTCTGCTCCTGGCCGGAGCAATCACCGCCGTGCTTGAAATCAAAATGCGGAAAGACGAGGGAAACAATGAGTGAATTCACATGCATCATCTGTGAATGGCCGATTCCGGCCGATCAAATGGACACCGACGAGCGCATCTGCTCCGACTGTTTGGACAAACTTGACGAAGAGACATTAAACGACCACCCGAAAGATAGGAGTAATCATGTTCCAGAAAGCCATTAAGGCAAAATCCAAACTCCGGCTCGCGGTCTTCGGACCATCCGGCGCCGGAAAAACTTTCACCTCACTCCGGATGGCAACCGGAATCGGTGGAAAAATCGCACTGATTGATTCAGAGCGAAACAGCGCATCAAAGTATGCTGATCGGTTTGATTTCGATACGGCAAGCCTCGATCGAAAAACCATCGATGAGTACATCAGTTACATGACTGGCGCGGCAAAGACCGGGTACAATGTTCTAATCATCGATTCAATGAGCCATGCATGGCAAGAGCTCCTTGAAGAAATCGATAAACTGGCTTCCACCAAGTACAAAGGAAACACCTGGTCTGCATGGAGCGAGGGAACTCCAAAGCAGAAACGGTTCGTGGACGCCATCCTGAATTTCCCTGGTCATGTTATCGTAACCATGCGGAGTAAGACCGAGTGGACGACTGAATCTGATAAGAACGGGAAATCCCGCCCAATACGGGTTGGGCTTACTCCTGAGCAAGGAAAGGGCATCGAGTATGAGTTCGACATGCTGATCGAACTGTCTACCGAGCACATTGCTCAGGTGATCAAGGACCGGACAGGAAAATACCAGGATCAGATCATAGAGAAACCCGGGGAACAATTCGGGAAGGATCTGATTGATT
It encodes:
- a CDS encoding ATP-binding protein, which produces MMFQKAIKAKSKLRLAVFGPSGAGKTFTSLRMATGIGGKIALIDSERNSASKYADRFDFDTASLDRKTIDEYISYMTGAAKTGYNVLIIDSMSHAWQELLEEIDKLASTKYKGNTWSAWSEGTPKQKRFVDAILNFPGHVIVTMRSKTEWTTESDKNGKSRPIRVGLTPEQGKGIEYEFDMLIELSTEHIAQVIKDRTGKYQDQIIEKPGEQFGKDLIDWLNDGTEPIQQPAQPEPQKPTPPPVQSNVLPKQLASEDQLTRIGDLLREEDFLTIETVSTTRDYLKKHPQPTAEAAIRIIRKLEEEIGKNRETVTDGQPDDSQSFEALFGGKP